The following coding sequences lie in one Capsicum annuum cultivar UCD-10X-F1 chromosome 5, UCD10Xv1.1, whole genome shotgun sequence genomic window:
- the LOC107870585 gene encoding uncharacterized protein LOC107870585 — MEPPLLPGPPISTTIPTASVAAGTLSQPPPPAAPSHINYPNSVDSNNSSLDDHQQQPPHTTATATGAGGKIRLMCSYGGHIIPRPHDKSLCYIGGDTRIFVTDRNTPLSDLSSRLSKTLLAGRPFWLKYQLPNEDLDSLISVTTDEDLENMIDEYDRVAKASRIRVFLFTSEEFDNSVGSLLQSSTKSEDWFVHALNGATSTSTTTNKVFSESSSVNCLLGLDDDVVGNCNVKSVDGQLEGSFVGGTRKNEKISGQDVQSVPDSPMVETTSSFGSTSSTPSLTNLPPIKVHVEENQRVGVEEQFTQLGVGGGKVELKQKEEEGGFMGLTSPSAPPAAPVIGTALSVVNQVYSDDERSDQGVGVGVGYRNPAQTQPQQQLQQPPHLQPKPVVVPSDLPSPNSVSSESSVTNPLSGQRHFFYQESGGQMQSGINRVSPNSVDMKHSDPNNRAQVQQQQVQDGGYALPVQYDQHQPLLMPQQYVHASQYIHHTPSGPVPVTSYYPIYPSQQQTHPQHPALEHQYPVYFVHSRPSQAYNLPVQQTNYCESSQTIPSNQPQTPPAPSMAAPAAAYNHARNPPASKPEMSAGAYRAAGVAAPQLVQITSGQHQQQYVGYSQIHHPSQPIAPASAATASYAYEFSDPTHAQIYYSQAHAPPQFAAQFQTMTSSPAVGLHNTSSQIPTEKKQPTN; from the exons CACCACCATCCCCACGGCGTCGGTAGCCGCCGGGACTCTCTCACAGCCACCACCACCGGCGGCACCATCACATATCAACTACCCCAACTCAGTAGATTCCAACAACTCCTCCTTGGACGACCACCAACAACAACCACCACACACCACAGCCACTGCCACCGGCGCCGGTGGAAAAATCCGTCTTATGTGTAGCTACGGCGGACACATAATCCCTCGTCCACACGATAAATCCCTTTGTTACATTGGTGGCGATACAAGAATCTTCGTCACTGATAGAAATACTCCCCTCTCTGATCTCTCTTCACGGCTCTCCAAAACCCTATTAGCCGGTAGGCCGTTTTGGTTAAAGTATCAACTTCCGAATGAAGACCTTGATTCCCTTATCTCCGTTACAACAGACGAAGACCTCGAAAACATGATTGATGAATACGACCGTGTTGCGAAAGCATCACGTATTCGTGTTTTTCTCTTTACTAGTGAGGAGTTTGATAATTCGGTTGGCTCACTTTTACAAAGCTCTACAAAATCGGAGGATTGGTTCGTACACGCATTGAATGGAGCGACTTCTACTTCTACAACGACGAATAAGGTGTTTTCTGAGTCTTCTTCGGTGAATTGTCTTTTAGGTCTTGACGATGATGTTGTTGGGAATTGTAATGTAAAGAGTGTTGATGGACAATTGGAAGGATCATTTGTTGGTGGTACGAGGAAGAATGAGAAAATTAGTGGTCAAGATGTTCAGTCGGTGCCGGATTCACCGATGGTGGAAACAACGTCGTCGTTCGGGTCTACTTCTTCTACGCCATCGTTGACGAATTTGCCTCCGATTAAGGTTCATGTTGAGGAGAATCAAAGGGTTGGGGTTGAGGAACAGTTTACACAGTTAGGAGTTGGAGGTGGAAAAGTGGAGCTGAAGCAGAAGGAAGAGGAAGGGGGATTTATGGGTTTAACTTCACCATCTGCTCCACCAGCTGCTCCGGTGATTGGGACTGCGTTATCTGTTGTTAATCAAGTTTATTCAGATGATGAGAGATCGGACCAAGGTGTAGGAGTTGGTGTTGGTTACAGAAATCCTGCTCAAACTCAGCCTCAGCAACAGCTACAGCAGCCTCCACACTTGCAGCCAAAGCCTGTTGTTGTTCCTTCTGATTTGCCTTCCCCCAATTCAGTTTCAAG TGAGAGCAGTGTGACAAATCCTTTGTCTGGCCAAAGACATTTCTTTTATCAAGAATCAGGGGGTCAAATGCAGTCTGGGATCAATAGGGTTTCTCCTAATTCGGTTGATATGAAGCACAGTGATCCAAATAATAGGGCTCAGGTACAACAACAGCAAGTTCAGGATGGTGGATATGCACTGCCAGTCCAGTATGATCAGCACCAACCATTGTTGATGCCCCAACAATATGTTCATGCTAGTCAATATATCCACCATACTCCTTCAGGCCCTGTGCCAGTGACATCTTATTATCCTATATACCCTTCACAGCAGCAAACTCATCCTCAGCACCCTGCCCTTGAGCACCAGTACCCAGTTTACTTTGTTCATTCTAGACCTTCGCAAGCTTACAATTTGCCAGTGCAGCAAACAAATTATTGCGAGTCTTCTCAAACAATCCCTTCTAACCAACCCCAAACACCTCCTGCACCTAGCATGGCCGCTCCTGCAGCAGCTTACAACCATGCTAGAAACCCTCCTGCCTCCAAACCTGAAATGTCTGCTGGTGCATATAGAGCAGCAGGTGTGGCAGCTCCACAATTGGTTCAGATCACTTCGGGTCAGCATCAGCAGCAATATGTTGGCTACTCTCAGATTCACCATCCCTCTCAGCCAATTGCTCCTGCATCAGCTGCTACTGCCAGTTATGCATATGAATTTTCTGATCCCACACATGCACAAATATACTACTCTCAGGCTCATGCTCCTCCCCAGTTTGCTGCTCAATTCCAAACCATGACATCATCCCCTGCAGTTGGTTTACATAATACTTCTTCTCAGATCCCCACAGAAAAAAAACAACCAACAAATTAG